In one Melaminivora jejuensis genomic region, the following are encoded:
- a CDS encoding purine-cytosine permease family protein — translation MSSPTTSPPVGTGSSPINQALSPVAASDRVFSWHDHASLWFSLGVGLLVMQVGAYLMPALSPREALLAIVGGSLLGAGLLGWVAKLGCDSGLSSAGLMHAVYGRRFASLPIVLNIVQLVGWGTFELVVMRDSTLAIARQSGGAGAFAGSGWLLAATLLWGGVVVALISGSMVQLVRRIIARVALPLVVLSLVWLSWQFLALAQAQGLAALWSRPGAGGLGVMGALDLVIAMPVSWLPLVADYARHGRSGRTALTGTWAGYLLANVWCYSLGVLVALVLPSADLVTALLLAQGGLIALSLILIDEVDNAYGDAYSGAVSAHSLLPRWSIRRFGIAIAALCTVLALVLPMHSLEPFLLTLSSVFVPLFGVVLGRLGGGVAARVRLDGAPAVHWPSVALWLAGIAFYHLAPKLLPGLGAALPTLLLCLLLSWATRSRATVAPALG, via the coding sequence ATGAGCAGTCCAACCACCTCGCCTCCCGTTGGTACGGGCAGCAGCCCCATCAACCAGGCGCTGTCGCCGGTCGCTGCCAGCGATCGCGTGTTTTCCTGGCACGACCATGCCTCGCTGTGGTTCAGCCTGGGCGTGGGCCTGCTGGTCATGCAAGTCGGCGCCTACCTGATGCCGGCGCTGTCGCCGCGCGAGGCGCTGCTGGCCATCGTGGGCGGCTCGCTGCTGGGCGCGGGCCTGCTGGGCTGGGTGGCCAAGCTGGGCTGCGACAGCGGCCTGTCCAGCGCCGGGCTGATGCACGCGGTGTATGGCCGGCGCTTTGCCAGCCTGCCCATCGTGCTCAACATCGTGCAGCTGGTCGGCTGGGGCACCTTCGAGCTGGTGGTCATGCGCGATTCGACCCTGGCGATTGCACGCCAGTCGGGCGGCGCGGGGGCTTTTGCCGGCAGCGGCTGGCTGCTTGCGGCGACGCTCTTGTGGGGCGGCGTGGTGGTGGCCCTCATCAGCGGCTCCATGGTGCAACTGGTGCGGCGCATCATCGCGCGCGTGGCGCTGCCGTTGGTGGTGCTGTCGCTGGTCTGGCTGTCCTGGCAATTCCTTGCGCTGGCGCAGGCCCAGGGTCTGGCGGCGCTGTGGAGCCGGCCCGGCGCGGGCGGCCTGGGCGTCATGGGCGCGCTCGACCTGGTGATCGCCATGCCGGTGTCGTGGCTGCCGCTGGTGGCCGACTACGCGCGCCACGGCAGGAGCGGGCGCACTGCGCTCACCGGCACCTGGGCCGGCTATCTGCTGGCCAATGTCTGGTGCTACAGCCTGGGCGTGCTGGTGGCGCTGGTGCTGCCCAGCGCAGACCTGGTGACGGCGCTGCTGCTGGCCCAGGGCGGGCTGATTGCGCTGTCGCTGATCCTGATCGACGAGGTGGACAACGCCTATGGCGATGCCTATTCGGGCGCCGTCTCGGCGCACAGTCTGTTGCCGCGCTGGAGCATCCGCCGCTTCGGCATCGCCATCGCCGCGCTGTGTACGGTGCTGGCGCTGGTGCTGCCCATGCACAGCCTGGAGCCGTTTTTGCTGACGCTCAGCTCGGTCTTCGTGCCGCTGTTCGGCGTGGTGCTGGGGCGGTTGGGCGGCGGCGTGGCAGCGCGCGTGCGGCTGGACGGGGCACCCGCCGTCCACTGGCCGTCGGTAGCGCTGTGGCTGGCCGGCATCGCCTTCTATCACCTGGCGCCGAAGCTACTGCCGGGCCTGGGGGCAGCCCTGCCGACGCTGCTGCTGTGCCTGCTGCTGTCGTGGGCTACGCGCAGCCGGGCGACTGTAGCGCCGGCGCTGGGCTGA
- a CDS encoding NAD(P)/FAD-dependent oxidoreductase has protein sequence MVIGAGPVGLFQVFQLGLQGLRVQVIDALPHIGGQCAELYGDKPIYDIPGIQVCTGDELVQRLRAQIEPFATTFHLGQQVDALQVLPEGGFLVGTAQGTQLQARAVFIASGVGAFMPRTLKLPGLPAHEGSQVLYRWDGTTSLAGQQAVVHGGDTPAVQQAIALASAPEALRPARITLQHRRDVFDAAPAVLDELQALRAAGRIEVVVGMAGGIVEDAGRLSALELTTPEGAALRLPVDVLLVRLGLVPRLGPIASWGLQLERKQLVVDTATFATSVPGIHAVGDAITYPGKRKLILSGFHEATLAAFGAAEWLAGRKLPLEYTTSSERLQGLLGISGARPAA, from the coding sequence GTGGTCATCGGCGCCGGCCCGGTGGGCCTATTCCAGGTCTTTCAGCTCGGCCTGCAGGGCTTGCGGGTACAGGTCATCGACGCCCTGCCGCATATCGGCGGCCAGTGCGCCGAGCTGTACGGCGACAAGCCCATCTACGACATCCCCGGTATCCAGGTCTGCACCGGCGACGAGCTGGTGCAGCGCCTGCGCGCGCAGATCGAGCCCTTTGCCACGACGTTCCACCTGGGCCAGCAGGTGGATGCGCTGCAGGTGCTGCCGGAGGGCGGTTTTCTCGTGGGCACGGCGCAAGGCACGCAGCTGCAGGCGCGCGCCGTGTTCATCGCCAGCGGCGTGGGCGCCTTCATGCCGCGCACGCTGAAGCTGCCGGGCCTGCCGGCGCACGAGGGCAGCCAGGTGCTCTACCGCTGGGACGGCACGACCAGCCTGGCCGGCCAGCAGGCCGTGGTGCATGGCGGCGACACGCCCGCCGTGCAGCAGGCCATTGCGCTGGCCAGCGCGCCCGAGGCGCTGCGCCCGGCGCGCATCACGCTGCAGCACCGGCGCGACGTGTTCGACGCCGCGCCGGCGGTGCTCGATGAGCTGCAGGCGCTGCGCGCCGCCGGGCGCATCGAGGTGGTGGTCGGCATGGCGGGCGGCATCGTGGAGGACGCAGGCCGCCTGAGCGCCCTGGAACTCACCACGCCCGAAGGCGCCGCCCTGCGCCTGCCGGTGGATGTGCTGCTGGTGCGCCTGGGCCTGGTGCCGCGCCTGGGGCCGATCGCCAGCTGGGGCCTGCAACTCGAGCGCAAGCAGCTGGTGGTGGACACGGCCACGTTTGCCACCAGCGTGCCAGGCATCCACGCCGTGGGCGACGCCATCACCTATCCCGGCAAGCGCAAGCTGATCCTGAGCGGTTTTCACGAAGCCACGCTGGCCGCCTTCGGCGCAGCCGAATGGCTGGCCGGGCGCAAATTGCCGCTGGAGTACACGACCAGCAGTGAGCGGCTGCAGGGCTTGCTGGGCATTTCCGGAGCGCGCCCGGCTGCGTGA
- the fdxA gene encoding ferredoxin FdxA: MTHVVTDNCIKCKYTDCVDVCPVDCFREGPNFLVIDPDECIDCAVCIPECPANAIFAEEDLPADQLPYIKINADLTPKFKSITKRKGALPDADEWNGKEDKLKYLEKW; this comes from the coding sequence ATGACTCACGTCGTCACCGACAACTGCATCAAGTGCAAATACACCGATTGCGTGGATGTGTGCCCTGTGGACTGCTTCCGCGAAGGCCCCAACTTCCTCGTGATCGACCCGGACGAGTGCATCGACTGCGCCGTGTGCATCCCCGAGTGCCCGGCCAACGCCATCTTTGCCGAGGAAGACCTGCCCGCCGACCAGCTGCCCTACATCAAGATCAACGCCGACCTGACGCCCAAGTTCAAGAGCATCACCAAGCGAAAGGGCGCCCTGCCCGATGCCGACGAGTGGAACGGCAAGGAAGACAAGCTGAAGTACCTGGAAAAGTGGTGA
- a CDS encoding sulfate adenylyltransferase subunit 1: MPALRFITCGSVDDGKSTLIGRLLVDSRAVLADQLAGVSRTGEADLAQLTDGLAAEREQGITIDVAWRYFATPARKFIIGDAPGHEQYTRNMVTAASQADCAIVLVDATKLDWQQSQPALLAQTRRHALLAQLLRVPSLVFAVNKLDAVADPVLAFKHIRAALLQFTQDAGIAVAAVVPISALKGWNVAEPRPGWCGHDGPSLLQLLEQLPCTPADAQLPLALPVQWVEKTAAASADTQRGRRVFWGRVAAGSVAPGAQVQVFPSGQRAQVAQVLDHARRPVDAVRAATGASAGIVLDREVDVSRGDWLVAAALAPQADAADDWDSPAPATNSPWPGQRELQATIAWLDDEPLAPGRVYWALHGHRWVKARVRRVVHRLNIHTLAQESAEQLEANAIGLVELLLQEPIPASAFARARVPGSLILVDTASHRTAGAVLVR; this comes from the coding sequence CTGCCCGCCCTGCGCTTCATCACCTGCGGCAGCGTCGATGACGGCAAGAGCACGCTGATCGGTCGCCTGCTGGTGGACAGCCGCGCCGTGCTGGCCGACCAACTCGCCGGCGTGTCGCGCACCGGCGAGGCAGACCTGGCCCAGCTCACCGACGGCTTGGCCGCCGAGCGCGAGCAGGGCATCACCATCGATGTGGCCTGGCGCTACTTCGCCACACCGGCGCGCAAGTTCATCATCGGCGACGCGCCGGGCCACGAGCAGTACACGCGCAACATGGTCACCGCCGCCTCGCAGGCCGACTGCGCCATCGTGCTGGTGGACGCCACCAAGCTGGACTGGCAGCAAAGCCAGCCGGCACTGCTGGCCCAGACGCGCCGCCATGCCCTGCTGGCGCAGTTGCTGCGCGTGCCCTCGCTGGTCTTTGCCGTGAACAAGCTGGACGCCGTGGCCGACCCGGTCCTGGCCTTCAAGCACATCCGCGCCGCGCTGCTGCAATTCACCCAGGACGCCGGTATTGCCGTGGCCGCCGTGGTGCCGATCTCCGCCCTCAAGGGCTGGAACGTGGCCGAGCCCCGGCCCGGCTGGTGCGGCCACGACGGCCCCAGCCTGCTGCAGTTGCTGGAGCAATTGCCCTGCACGCCGGCGGACGCGCAGTTGCCGCTGGCCCTGCCGGTGCAGTGGGTGGAGAAAACCGCCGCCGCCTCGGCGGATACGCAGCGTGGCCGGCGCGTCTTCTGGGGCCGCGTGGCCGCCGGCAGCGTAGCGCCGGGCGCGCAGGTGCAGGTCTTTCCCAGCGGCCAGCGGGCGCAGGTGGCCCAGGTGCTCGATCACGCGCGCCGCCCGGTCGATGCCGTCCGGGCCGCCACGGGCGCCAGCGCCGGCATCGTGCTCGACCGCGAGGTCGATGTCTCGCGCGGCGACTGGCTCGTCGCTGCTGCACTCGCACCGCAGGCAGACGCAGCCGACGACTGGGACAGCCCCGCCCCTGCCACCAACAGCCCCTGGCCCGGCCAGCGCGAATTGCAGGCCACCATCGCCTGGCTGGACGACGAGCCGCTGGCCCCCGGGCGCGTGTACTGGGCGCTGCACGGCCACCGCTGGGTCAAGGCGCGCGTGCGCCGCGTGGTGCATCGGCTGAACATCCACACCCTGGCCCAGGAAAGCGCCGAGCAGCTCGAAGCCAACGCCATCGGCCTGGTCGAGCTGCTGCTGCAGGAGCCCATCCCGGCCAGCGCCTTCGCCCGCGCGCGCGTGCCCGGCTCGCTGATCCTGGTGGACACGGCCAGCCACCGCACGGCAGGGGCGGTGCTGGTGCGCTGA
- the cysD gene encoding sulfate adenylyltransferase subunit CysD, which yields MNARVDPQLLSQLGNHHLDALEEETIFLLREVAASFERPALLFSGGKDSLVMLHCAEKAFGRGQLPFPLLMIDTGHNFPEVTQFRDQRAQELGAELIVRSVEDSMARGSVRLARPDEPRNAHQSVTLLEAIEEHRFDALIGGARRDEEKARAKERIFSHRDGFGQWQPKAQRPELWQLFNTRIAPGEHFRVFPISNWTELDVWQYIEREAIALPSLYYSHPRAVVERRGLLVPVTPLTPAREGEQVQTRAVRFRTLGDITCTCPVDSPAASAAEVVLETLSCEVSERGATRMDDKTSDASMEKRKKDGYF from the coding sequence ATGAATGCCCGTGTCGATCCACAGTTGCTCAGCCAGCTCGGCAACCACCACCTGGACGCGCTGGAGGAAGAAACCATCTTCCTGCTGCGCGAAGTCGCTGCCTCCTTCGAGCGCCCGGCGCTGCTGTTTTCCGGCGGCAAGGATTCGCTGGTCATGCTGCACTGCGCCGAGAAAGCCTTTGGCCGGGGGCAACTGCCGTTTCCGCTATTGATGATCGACACCGGGCACAACTTCCCCGAGGTCACGCAGTTTCGCGACCAGCGCGCCCAGGAGCTGGGCGCCGAGCTGATCGTGCGCAGCGTCGAGGACTCCATGGCGCGCGGCAGCGTGCGCCTGGCCCGGCCCGACGAGCCGCGCAATGCGCACCAGTCGGTCACGCTGCTCGAAGCCATCGAGGAGCACCGCTTCGACGCGCTGATCGGCGGCGCGCGCCGCGACGAGGAAAAGGCGCGCGCCAAGGAGCGCATCTTTTCGCACCGCGACGGCTTCGGCCAATGGCAGCCCAAGGCCCAGCGGCCCGAACTGTGGCAGCTGTTCAACACGCGCATCGCGCCGGGCGAGCACTTTCGCGTCTTCCCGATCAGCAACTGGACGGAGCTGGACGTGTGGCAGTACATCGAGCGCGAGGCCATCGCCCTGCCCAGCCTGTACTACAGCCACCCGCGCGCGGTGGTCGAGCGCCGGGGCCTGCTGGTGCCCGTCACGCCGCTCACCCCCGCGCGCGAGGGCGAACAGGTGCAGACGCGCGCCGTGCGCTTTCGCACCCTGGGCGACATCACCTGCACCTGCCCGGTGGACAGCCCCGCCGCCAGCGCCGCCGAGGTGGTGCTGGAGACGCTCAGCTGCGAGGTCAGCGAGCGCGGCGCCACGCGCATGGACGACAAGACCAGCGACGCCTCCATGGAAAAGCGCAAGAAGGATGGGTATTTCTGA
- a CDS encoding phosphoadenosine phosphosulfate reductase family protein, whose amino-acid sequence MNAPVLDRPAGLDLARINAELGRDAPELVRWALALGQPAIVTTNFRPFEVVLLHLVTRVAQDVPVIWMDNGYNTEATYRHADEVTRLLGLNLHTYLPLRSRAHREALDGPVPALDDPRHAAFTEEVKLEPFARALRETAPGVWFTALRASDSAVRAQMEPVSRNPDGLLKVAPLLHWTARDLHAYCTAHGLPNNFDYADPTKGEAQRECGLHLAH is encoded by the coding sequence ATGAACGCGCCCGTTCTCGACCGTCCCGCCGGCCTGGATCTGGCGCGCATCAATGCCGAGCTGGGCCGCGACGCCCCGGAGCTGGTGCGCTGGGCGCTGGCCTTGGGTCAGCCGGCCATAGTCACCACCAACTTCCGCCCCTTCGAGGTCGTGCTCCTGCACCTGGTCACGCGGGTAGCGCAGGACGTGCCCGTGATCTGGATGGACAACGGCTACAACACCGAGGCCACCTACCGCCACGCCGACGAGGTGACGCGCCTGCTGGGGCTGAATCTGCACACCTACCTGCCGCTGCGCTCGCGCGCGCACCGCGAGGCGCTGGACGGCCCGGTGCCGGCGCTCGATGACCCGCGCCATGCCGCCTTCACCGAGGAAGTCAAGCTCGAACCCTTTGCCCGCGCCCTGCGCGAGACAGCGCCCGGCGTCTGGTTCACCGCGCTGCGCGCCAGCGACAGCGCCGTGCGCGCGCAGATGGAGCCGGTGAGCCGCAACCCCGACGGCCTGCTCAAGGTCGCGCCGCTGCTGCACTGGACAGCCCGCGACCTGCACGCCTACTGCACGGCGCACGGCCTGCCCAACAACTTCGACTACGCCGACCCGACCAAGGGCGAGGCGCAGCGCGAATGCGGCCTGCACCTGGCGCATTGA
- a CDS encoding DUF934 domain-containing protein, with protein MKIIANTAGPATEIAENILQIANDADLAALAADGALAGIERIELQFPKFTDGRAYTQALLLRRRYQFAGDIRATGDVLIDQLVHMHRSGFTSAVLAPGVDASAAQRQFERYAAFYQGDVLEPRPLFAREAA; from the coding sequence ATGAAAATAATAGCTAACACCGCTGGCCCAGCAACAGAAATCGCCGAAAACATCCTGCAAATCGCCAACGACGCCGACCTGGCCGCGCTGGCTGCAGACGGCGCCCTGGCCGGCATCGAGCGCATCGAGCTGCAGTTCCCCAAATTCACCGATGGCCGCGCCTATACCCAGGCGCTGCTGCTGCGCCGGCGCTACCAGTTCGCGGGCGACATCCGCGCCACGGGCGACGTGCTGATCGACCAGCTCGTGCACATGCACAGGAGCGGCTTCACCAGCGCCGTGCTGGCCCCGGGCGTGGACGCCAGCGCCGCACAGCGCCAGTTCGAGCGCTACGCCGCCTTCTACCAGGGCGACGTGCTGGAGCCGCGCCCGCTGTTTGCCCGGGAGGCGGCATGA
- a CDS encoding nitrite/sulfite reductase, which produces MYQYTAFDRQFVQLRAQQFRDQLERWQRGELTDEQLLPLRLQNGWYIQRYAPMARIAVPYGEISSTQLRMLAHIAREYDRPDPELLARAQATQDALEAAQPGQTLPAAPLKYGYGHFTTRTNVQFNWIPLARAADVMDLLASVNMHGIQTSGNDIRNITCDAYEGIAEDGIVDTRAFAEIARQWSSLHPEFSYLPRKFKIAFNGALEDRAAIGWYDIGLQAVRGDDGAVGFTVRVGGGMGRTPIIGTVVREFLPWPQLLNYIEAIVRTYNSYGRRDNKWKARIKILVKAEGQAFIDAVEQEFAAITQRDGAPHTITQAEFDRVSSHFAVPELRPANLPSRIDPNGQLYQRWLQNNVRGHRLPGLAAVNLSFKRPGFAPGDADAGTLEALAQLAETFSAAEARLTHEQNLLLPWVHQSDLPALYEAARKLGLAQPNIGLLTDLIACPGGDFCSLANARSLHIANAITERYQDLDELFDLGPIDLHMSGCINSCGHHHSGHIGVLGVDKDGREWYQVTLGGSDGSQLSGPAIGGKVVGPAFNAAELPDVIEAVLEVFRELRKPGETFIDALRRIGHEPFKAAANGARHPKVEEKALAD; this is translated from the coding sequence ATGTACCAATACACCGCCTTCGACCGCCAGTTCGTGCAGCTACGCGCCCAGCAGTTCCGCGACCAGTTGGAGCGCTGGCAGCGCGGCGAGCTGACCGACGAGCAGCTCTTGCCCCTGCGCCTGCAAAACGGCTGGTACATCCAGCGCTACGCCCCCATGGCGCGCATCGCCGTGCCCTATGGCGAGATCAGCAGCACGCAGTTGCGGATGCTGGCGCACATCGCCCGCGAGTACGACCGTCCCGACCCCGAACTGCTGGCCCGCGCCCAGGCCACGCAAGACGCGCTGGAGGCCGCCCAGCCCGGCCAGACCCTGCCGGCCGCACCGCTCAAATACGGCTACGGCCACTTCACCACGCGCACCAACGTGCAGTTCAACTGGATTCCGCTGGCCCGCGCCGCCGACGTCATGGACTTGCTGGCCAGCGTCAACATGCACGGCATCCAGACCAGCGGCAACGACATCCGCAACATCACCTGCGACGCCTACGAGGGCATTGCCGAGGACGGCATCGTGGACACGCGGGCGTTTGCCGAAATTGCGCGCCAGTGGAGTTCGCTGCACCCCGAGTTCAGCTACCTGCCGCGCAAGTTCAAGATCGCCTTCAACGGCGCGCTGGAAGACCGCGCGGCGATTGGCTGGTACGACATCGGCCTGCAGGCCGTGCGCGGTGATGACGGCGCCGTGGGTTTCACCGTGCGCGTGGGCGGCGGCATGGGGCGCACGCCCATCATCGGCACCGTGGTGCGCGAGTTCCTGCCCTGGCCGCAGTTGCTCAACTACATCGAGGCCATCGTGCGCACCTACAACAGCTATGGCCGGCGCGACAACAAATGGAAGGCGCGCATCAAAATCCTGGTCAAGGCCGAGGGCCAGGCCTTCATCGACGCGGTGGAGCAGGAATTCGCCGCCATCACCCAGCGCGACGGCGCGCCGCACACCATCACCCAGGCCGAGTTCGACCGCGTGTCCAGCCACTTCGCCGTGCCTGAGTTGCGTCCGGCCAACCTGCCCTCGCGCATCGATCCGAACGGCCAGCTCTACCAGCGCTGGCTACAAAACAACGTGCGCGGCCACCGCCTGCCGGGCCTGGCCGCCGTGAACCTGTCCTTCAAGCGTCCCGGCTTTGCGCCCGGCGACGCCGATGCCGGCACGCTGGAGGCGCTGGCGCAACTGGCGGAGACCTTCTCCGCCGCCGAGGCGCGCCTGACGCACGAGCAAAACCTGCTGCTGCCCTGGGTACACCAAAGCGACCTGCCGGCGCTGTACGAGGCAGCGCGCAAGCTGGGCCTGGCGCAGCCCAACATCGGCTTGCTGACCGACCTGATCGCCTGCCCGGGCGGGGATTTCTGCTCGCTGGCCAATGCACGCTCGCTGCACATCGCCAACGCCATCACCGAGCGCTACCAGGACTTGGACGAGCTGTTCGACCTCGGCCCCATCGACCTGCACATGAGCGGCTGCATCAACAGCTGCGGCCACCACCACAGCGGGCACATCGGCGTCCTGGGCGTGGACAAGGACGGCCGCGAGTGGTACCAGGTCACGCTGGGCGGCTCGGACGGCTCGCAGCTGTCCGGCCCAGCGATTGGCGGCAAGGTGGTCGGGCCGGCCTTCAACGCTGCCGAACTGCCGGACGTGATCGAGGCTGTGCTGGAGGTCTTTCGCGAGCTGCGCAAGCCCGGCGAGACCTTCATCGACGCCCTGCGCCGCATCGGCCACGAACCCTTCAAGGCCGCCGCCAACGGCGCGCGCCACCCGAAAGTGGAGGAGAAGGCGCTGGCGGATTGA
- the mnmD gene encoding tRNA (5-methylaminomethyl-2-thiouridine)(34)-methyltransferase MnmD, producing the protein MPEAIDWLPDGTPLSPRFGDRYRGAGDGVAQAQQVFVAGCGLPQAWAQQRQWRILETGFGMGLNFLVTWATWRADPARPQLLHFISCEAWPVAADDLLRAAPHTPELHELAQQLHAQFWGLLPGVHRLAFEGGRVLLTLYVGDAQAMLRQQQPVADAVYLDGFDPARNPDMWSAHLLKAVARCCRRGARLATWSVARSVREGLAQCGFVVDKLPGLAPKRHRLQACFDPRWEPRAGTPALPDVALAAAAAPARCLVVGGGLAGAAVAASLARRGWQVVVLDAAPAPAAGASGLPAGLFASHVSPDDSLLSRLSRAGVRLTLQTLATLLPDARGRDWDDGGVLEHGVDAPIRLAWGSSAGRGTRHLSALNPEHKLASAAAPTPEYSPASTAASAQEHSPGLDWSRPASAAELRASHLSGDASACWHARGGWVRPPRLVQRLLEQPGITWQGNADVARLERGDSGLWRALDAQGKLLAEAELAVVCAGPASGAVADAPVPLQALRGQIAWGLHAEIPLPAPWPPQPVNGHGNLVPCAPIGPAGAPGWVLGSTFERDCSELPPSPEDIAAGRAENAARLMQLLPALGHSLAEHLRPQPNPLPRAGEGAATPPGAALLPPLPRGGEGWGEGAMASSSTAAPPPSTHTWAAVRCAAPDRLPLVGPVDAAARPGLWLSTAMGARGLTLALLCGELLAARLHGEPLPLDARLARVLSSERLGRA; encoded by the coding sequence ATGCCCGAGGCCATCGACTGGCTGCCTGACGGCACGCCGCTGAGTCCGCGCTTTGGCGACCGCTACCGGGGCGCGGGCGACGGCGTGGCACAGGCGCAGCAGGTGTTTGTCGCCGGCTGCGGCCTGCCGCAGGCTTGGGCGCAGCAGCGCCAGTGGCGCATCCTGGAGACGGGCTTTGGCATGGGGCTGAACTTCCTGGTCACCTGGGCCACTTGGCGGGCCGACCCGGCGCGCCCGCAGTTGCTGCACTTCATCTCCTGCGAGGCCTGGCCGGTGGCCGCTGATGATCTGCTGCGCGCTGCGCCGCACACGCCCGAGCTGCATGAGTTGGCACAGCAGCTGCACGCGCAGTTCTGGGGCCTGCTGCCGGGCGTACACCGCCTGGCCTTCGAGGGCGGGCGGGTGCTGCTGACGCTGTACGTGGGCGACGCCCAGGCCATGCTGCGCCAGCAGCAACCGGTGGCCGATGCGGTCTATCTGGACGGCTTCGACCCGGCGCGCAACCCGGACATGTGGAGTGCGCACCTGCTCAAGGCCGTGGCGCGCTGCTGCCGGCGCGGCGCCCGGCTGGCCACCTGGAGCGTGGCGCGCAGCGTGCGCGAGGGGCTGGCGCAGTGCGGCTTCGTCGTGGACAAGCTGCCCGGCCTGGCGCCCAAACGCCACCGGCTGCAGGCGTGCTTCGATCCGCGCTGGGAGCCGCGCGCCGGCACGCCGGCGCTGCCGGACGTGGCCCTTGCTGCGGCGGCTGCTCCGGCGCGCTGCCTGGTAGTGGGCGGCGGCCTGGCCGGCGCCGCCGTGGCAGCCAGCCTGGCGCGGCGCGGCTGGCAGGTTGTCGTGCTGGATGCCGCGCCCGCCCCGGCAGCCGGTGCCTCGGGCCTGCCGGCGGGGCTGTTTGCCTCGCACGTCTCGCCCGACGACAGCCTCCTGTCGCGCCTGTCGCGCGCCGGCGTGCGGCTGACGCTGCAGACCCTGGCCACGCTGCTGCCCGATGCGCGTGGCCGCGACTGGGACGACGGCGGCGTGCTGGAGCACGGCGTGGATGCGCCCATCCGCCTGGCCTGGGGGAGCAGCGCCGGGCGTGGCACGCGGCATCTTTCTGCACTCAACCCGGAGCACAAACTCGCATCAGCTGCTGCGCCTACCCCGGAATACAGCCCTGCATCAACCGCCGCATCTGCCCAGGAGCACAGCCCCGGCCTGGACTGGAGCCGCCCGGCCAGCGCCGCCGAGCTGCGCGCCAGCCATCTGTCCGGGGACGCCAGCGCCTGCTGGCACGCACGCGGCGGCTGGGTGCGCCCGCCGCGCCTGGTGCAGCGCCTGCTGGAGCAGCCGGGCATTACCTGGCAAGGCAATGCCGACGTTGCCCGGCTGGAGCGTGGCGACAGCGGCCTGTGGCGCGCCCTCGACGCACAGGGCAAGCTGCTGGCCGAGGCCGAGCTGGCCGTGGTCTGCGCCGGCCCGGCCAGTGGTGCGGTCGCTGATGCCCCTGTGCCGCTGCAGGCCCTGCGCGGGCAGATCGCCTGGGGCTTGCACGCTGAGATACCGCTGCCTGCACCGTGGCCACCGCAGCCGGTCAACGGCCACGGCAACCTGGTGCCCTGCGCGCCCATCGGCCCGGCTGGCGCGCCCGGCTGGGTGCTGGGCTCGACCTTCGAGCGCGACTGCAGCGAACTGCCGCCCAGCCCCGAGGACATCGCCGCCGGACGGGCCGAGAACGCCGCGCGGCTGATGCAACTGCTGCCGGCGCTGGGGCACAGCCTGGCGGAGCATTTGCGCCCTCAGCCCAACCCTCTCCCGCGCGCGGGAGAGGGAGCGGCAACCCCGCCCGGCGCTGCACTCTTGCCCCCTCTCCCCCGTGGGGGAGAGGGCTGGGGTGAGGGGGCGATGGCCAGCAGCAGCACTGCGGCCCCGCCTCCCAGCACCCACACCTGGGCCGCCGTACGCTGCGCCGCACCCGATCGCCTGCCCCTGGTCGGCCCGGTCGATGCCGCCGCCCGACCCGGCCTGTGGCTGTCCACGGCCATGGGCGCACGTGGCCTGACCCTGGCGCTGCTGTGCGGCGAGCTGCTGGCCGCGCGCCTGCACGGCGAACCCCTGCCGCTGGACGCGCGGCTGGCGCGCGTCCTGTCCAGCGAGCGGCTGGGCCGCGCCTGA
- a CDS encoding trimeric intracellular cation channel family protein, with protein MLPSVSLLESFQASQISFILVIYLVAITAEAMSGALAAGRRNMDIFGVSVIAFVTALGGGTIRDMVLGHYPLGWTQHPEYVYLVLGAGLLTTLVARFMIHLKLVFLWLDALGLIAFSLIGCSVALELGYPTVVVVMSGMITGISGGIVRDVLCNQVPVVFRRELYASVSLAVCLMFLALRAAEVGQDWSIAVCFSAGLALRLAAIRWHWRLPVFSYQERWD; from the coding sequence GTGCTGCCTTCCGTTTCCCTGCTGGAGTCGTTCCAGGCCTCGCAGATCAGCTTCATCCTGGTCATCTACCTGGTAGCCATCACGGCGGAGGCCATGTCGGGGGCGCTTGCCGCCGGGCGGCGCAACATGGACATCTTCGGCGTCTCGGTCATCGCCTTCGTCACCGCCCTGGGCGGGGGCACCATCCGCGACATGGTGCTGGGCCACTACCCGCTGGGCTGGACGCAGCACCCCGAGTATGTCTATCTGGTGCTGGGCGCCGGCCTGCTGACCACGCTGGTGGCGCGCTTCATGATCCACCTCAAGCTGGTCTTTCTGTGGCTGGATGCGCTGGGCCTGATCGCGTTTTCGCTGATCGGCTGCAGCGTGGCGCTGGAGCTGGGCTACCCCACGGTGGTGGTGGTGATGAGCGGCATGATCACCGGCATCAGCGGCGGCATCGTGCGCGACGTGCTGTGCAACCAGGTGCCGGTGGTGTTTCGCCGCGAGCTGTACGCCAGTGTCTCGCTGGCCGTGTGCCTGATGTTCCTGGCGCTGCGCGCCGCCGAGGTCGGGCAGGACTGGAGCATTGCCGTGTGCTTCAGCGCCGGCCTGGCGCTGCGCCTGGCGGCCATCCGCTGGCACTGGCGGCTGCCGGTGTTTTCCTACCAGGAACGCTGGGACTGA